GGCCTGTGCCTCTTTAATTGAGCCTGGAGATAGGGTTTTAGTTATTAATAATGGCATTTTTGGAAAAGGTTTTGCTGACTTTGTTCGGCTATATGGCGGAGAAGTTGAGTTAGTTGATTTTCCAGATGATCGGCCTGTCGATGCTGATAAACTTGAAAATCTTTTAAAAGAGGATTCTGATTATAAATTTTCTACCCTGGTACACTGTGAGACTCCAACTGGAATTTTGAATCCAGTTGAAGAAATAACAGAAGTTTTAAATCGATATGATATTTTATCAGTCGTTGATTCTGTTTCTGCTGTTGGTGGGGTGCCTGTAGATGTCGATAGCTGGGGGGTTGATATATTACTTGGGGGCTCTCAGAAATGTTTTTCTGCTCCTCCAGGAACTACTTTTATGAGTATTTCTGAAGCTGCCTGGGAAATGATTAATAACCGGGAGACTGAGGTTCATGGCTATTACCTTAATTTAATACCCTGGCAGAACTGGTATCAGAAAAAGAGCTTTCCCTATACCCAGGCTATTAGCGATATTTATGCTTTTGATCAGGCTTTAGATAACTGGTTAGGGGATGAAGATGTATTATTAAGACATGAAAAGAACGGCAGGGCAGTTAGAAATACACTGCAGAGGGCTGGACTTGAGCTCTTTGCCAGGGCAGGATTTTCAGATACAGTTACTGCTTTTAAGAAGCCAGCTGGTGTTGATTATGATGAGTTGAATCAGATTATGGCTGATAAGTATAATGTTATGATTGCCAGTTCTGTGGGCAAGTATGCAAAGGATATTTTAAGAATTGGTCATATGGGTGAAAACTGTTATGAAGAGAAGATTTATAGAACTTTAAAAGCTCTGGACAAGACTTTAAGGGAATTAGGTGTGGAACTTGAAGATGAGCTTCAGTTAATTTTTGCTGAAGAGACTGTATAGGTTCAGGAGGATTTTATGGAGATAGATTTAGTTGATGACGAATTGAATATATTATCGGTCTCGGCTGAAGAGACTGCTGATTTAGGGAAGATAATTGCAGATGCTATTGCTGACAGCAGGCCAGACCTTCCAGTTGTGATTTTATTGAATGGAGAGCTCGGCACTGGCAAAACCTGTTTAAGCCAGGGGTTAATTGATAAACTGGCCGGGGAGAATGCCAGTAGTCCCAGCTATTCTCTGATAAATCAGTATCAGGGCAATGAATTTGATATCTATCATATTGATCTCTATAGGCTTGATAATGAATATGAGCTGGATGAGATCGGGATTTATGAGATTCTTTTAGAAGAAAATCTTATTTTGATTGAATGGCCTGAGCTGATCAGACCATATCTTGAAGATTATATCGAGATAAGCATTGAGGGGCAGGCTGATCAGCAGCGTCAACTAAGGTTAAAGGCCAATTATGAATCAGGTCAAAAATTACTGGAGAGAGTGAAAGAATATGCTGAGTCTAGGAATTAATACAGCTACAAATTATCTAGGTATCGGGCTGGCAGAAGATGGCCAGATTATTTCTGATCTTAATATCACTGTTGATCAGAGTCATAATAAACGACTACTTCCCGGGATAAAGTATAGTCTTGATCAGCAGGGTATTAAATTGGAGGATATTGATATTATCGGTGCTGTAGTTGGACCAGGCTCTTTTACTGGTTTGAGAATTGCCCTGGCGACTGTTAAGGCCTTTGGGTTAATTAATAAATTTGAGTTTGTTCCTATATCCAGTCTTGATACGCTGGTGCCAAATATTGAGAGACAGGGGTATTATCTGCCAATGCTTGATGCCAGGCGAAAACGGGTTTATACTGCAATTTATCAGGGTGGATTTTCTTTGCCTGATACTGGCAGAATAAGTTATGATAGCGCCATAAAGGTTGCAAGGTTGCCAGCTTATCTGGCTGAATATACAACTGATAGCAGTCAGGAGATTATTTTTAGTGGACCCGGGGCTATTTATTATCAGGATAAATTAAAGGAGATTTTTGCTGATTCAAAGTTTGACTATAGTATTACTGATGGTTATGAGAATACTGGTCAGGGTGGCAGAATTGCCAGGCTGGCTTATTATTATTACGATAAGGGGCTTATTGCAAATATAAGAGATATTACTCCAGAATATTTGAAAAAGCCTCAGGCAGAGATTAACTGGCAGCGACAACAGAAGGAGGAAAATCAGGATGGATGATAAATTAATACTTGCAGTTGAGACTTCCTGTGATGAAACTTCTGCTGCTGTTATCGGTGCTGGTCCCAGGATTCTATCAAATATTGTGGCATCACAGGTTGACTGGCATAAGAAGTTTGGCGGGGTAGTTCCTGAAATAGCCTCTAGAAAACACCTTGAATTAATAGAACCTGTTATTGATGAGGCTATCTCAGAAGCAGGCATTGAATATAAAGATTTAGATGCAGTTGCAGCTACCAGAGGTCCTGGCCTTGTTGGAGCATTATTAGTTGGCTTTGCTGCTGCCAAGGGGTTGGCCTATAGTCTTGGACTGCCATTTATTGGCGTTAACCATGTTGCTGGCCATATTTATGCTAACTTTTTGATTAATAATGAAATTGCTTCTCCTTTTATCTGTTTAACTGTTTCTGGTGGTCATACAGACTTACTTTATTTTGATAGGCCAGGGAGTTACAGGTTTTTAGGAAGGACAAGGGATGATGCTGCCGGTGAAGCCTTTGATAAGATTGCCAGGTTTTTGGAGCTGGGCTATCCTGGTGGGCCTGAGATAGAGAAGATGGCTAAAACAGGAGATGCTAATGCTATTGAGCTGCCAAGGGCTTTAGTTGGCGAAGAAGGCTATGACTTTAGTTTTAGTGGCTTAAAGACGGCAGTAATTAATTATGTCCACAATGCCAGCCAGAGAGGCGAGGATGTTAATAAAAATGACCTGGCTGCATCATTTCAGCAGGCTGTGGTTGATAGTTTAACAGCCAGGCTGGAAAAAGCGGTTATGGATTTTAAGGCCGAGTCTATTTTATTGGCCGGTGGTGTTGCCGCTAATCAGGTCTTAAGAAATAAAGTAGAGCTGATTGCTAAAAGTGCAGATCTGGAATATTATGTTCCTCCTCTTAATTTATGTACAGATAATGCAGCTATGATTGGTGCAGCAGCGTATTATCGTTATGCTGATGCTGATTTTGACAATCTGGATATCGGTGTAAAAGCTGATCTTTCCATGTAACTTAAGGATTGATTATAATGGAAAATGGTTATTATTTAAAATTAATATATCAAACAGTGCAGGAATATAATATTATACCGCTGACATCGGTCTGTCAGCAGTCCTGTCTATTTTGCAGCCATCACTTTAACCCTGAGGATATTGAGGTATATTCTGGAGGGCATTTAGATAAAGGGATGGTTTTTTCTTTGTTTGATTATATTAATAAAGATAGGCCTGTATATATTGGAGAATCTGCTACTAGAATTATAGAAGGAGAACCCTTTAATC
Above is a window of Halonatronomonas betaini DNA encoding:
- a CDS encoding pyridoxal-phosphate-dependent aminotransferase family protein produces the protein MNDLLIMTPGPTEIAESVRKAMAQPITNPDLDPEFFDFYAEMVSKLQNILHTENDVIVMSGEGILGLESACASLIEPGDRVLVINNGIFGKGFADFVRLYGGEVELVDFPDDRPVDADKLENLLKEDSDYKFSTLVHCETPTGILNPVEEITEVLNRYDILSVVDSVSAVGGVPVDVDSWGVDILLGGSQKCFSAPPGTTFMSISEAAWEMINNRETEVHGYYLNLIPWQNWYQKKSFPYTQAISDIYAFDQALDNWLGDEDVLLRHEKNGRAVRNTLQRAGLELFARAGFSDTVTAFKKPAGVDYDELNQIMADKYNVMIASSVGKYAKDILRIGHMGENCYEEKIYRTLKALDKTLRELGVELEDELQLIFAEETV
- the tsaE gene encoding tRNA (adenosine(37)-N6)-threonylcarbamoyltransferase complex ATPase subunit type 1 TsaE, with protein sequence MEIDLVDDELNILSVSAEETADLGKIIADAIADSRPDLPVVILLNGELGTGKTCLSQGLIDKLAGENASSPSYSLINQYQGNEFDIYHIDLYRLDNEYELDEIGIYEILLEENLILIEWPELIRPYLEDYIEISIEGQADQQRQLRLKANYESGQKLLERVKEYAESRN
- the tsaB gene encoding tRNA (adenosine(37)-N6)-threonylcarbamoyltransferase complex dimerization subunit type 1 TsaB → MLSLGINTATNYLGIGLAEDGQIISDLNITVDQSHNKRLLPGIKYSLDQQGIKLEDIDIIGAVVGPGSFTGLRIALATVKAFGLINKFEFVPISSLDTLVPNIERQGYYLPMLDARRKRVYTAIYQGGFSLPDTGRISYDSAIKVARLPAYLAEYTTDSSQEIIFSGPGAIYYQDKLKEIFADSKFDYSITDGYENTGQGGRIARLAYYYYDKGLIANIRDITPEYLKKPQAEINWQRQQKEENQDG
- the tsaD gene encoding tRNA (adenosine(37)-N6)-threonylcarbamoyltransferase complex transferase subunit TsaD; the protein is MDDKLILAVETSCDETSAAVIGAGPRILSNIVASQVDWHKKFGGVVPEIASRKHLELIEPVIDEAISEAGIEYKDLDAVAATRGPGLVGALLVGFAAAKGLAYSLGLPFIGVNHVAGHIYANFLINNEIASPFICLTVSGGHTDLLYFDRPGSYRFLGRTRDDAAGEAFDKIARFLELGYPGGPEIEKMAKTGDANAIELPRALVGEEGYDFSFSGLKTAVINYVHNASQRGEDVNKNDLAASFQQAVVDSLTARLEKAVMDFKAESILLAGGVAANQVLRNKVELIAKSADLEYYVPPLNLCTDNAAMIGAAAYYRYADADFDNLDIGVKADLSM